A window of Falco rusticolus isolate bFalRus1 chromosome 18, bFalRus1.pri, whole genome shotgun sequence genomic DNA:
GCTTAACCGCGCCAGGCACCGGCTCTGCCATGGGCATGTAGCTGCTTGCTGTCCCAGCTGGAGGGTAATCCCTGGAAGAGATAGAAATGGGCTTGGTGCACTGGTCGGCCAACATCTTGATGTGCGCAGTCTTCTGGAGGCAGAGACCAGCTCTGTGCCCCTTGGACAGCAAAGAGGGGTGACTTGGCTTGCAGGGTCCCTCCAGATCATTGTTGGATGTGACCAAAACTCAAGGGGGTCCGTTGTCCCCTGCAGAGACTGGGCTACCTTGCAGCAGCGTTGCTCAGCGGAGGAGGCAGTGAGCTTCCCTGGGGTGTTAGCAGAGGTGGCGTTGGGAGATCAGCTGCGAGGTGACAGTGGCGGTCCTTCACTGAGCACGGCCCTTctgtggaggggagggggagcccTGGTTGCTGCCTACCCCCCTCCTAATGTTGACCAGTGACCTACATGATGGGGGTTCCTGGTCTCGGGGACTGTGGGAGCTGCTTTGTGGACCCTCAAGTTCCATTCAGGCCTTGGGTCAGATGTTCTTGCTGGAGATACACTTGCTGTCACCTGGTGTACACCCCCTTCCTGCAAAGCACCAGTCCCCTTTGTCACTGTGGTCCTGAGGAGGAGCAGAGTGCTGGGAGAGGCTGTCACCCATGGGCTGGCAACCTCACAGACCCCCCTGAGATACAATGCAGATGCTGGATCAGCTCCGTTGTGCTTGATGCCGCAGGTTCCTCACTTCAGTGTTGCGTTTGTGGCTAATTATTGCCCGGAGGAGGATGAAGGCCTGAGGGCAGCAGGTCACAGGGCTGAAGCCCTGCCCGCCCTCTAAGCTTGGGCTTCGTGGGAGCGAGCCGCGGGGCTGCTGTGCCGCTCGGCAGCGGGGAACTGCCACAGCGTGGCCAAGGAGACGATCAGTGTTTCCCGAAGCCTGTTCCCCTGCGCAGCTGTCTGACAAAACCAGCGTGGGAGACTCTTCCCCACACACGTGTGTGCCAGCCCCCGTGCACATGGGGTGCGGGGATGCTGCGGGGGTGGATGTGAGCCCCCCAACCTGAGTGTGACaccacagcagcatctctctgctAGAGCCTGCCGTGCTCcatccctgagctgctgcaggtttCGGTTCGTTAAGGCTCTGCAAAGCGCTGATAATGACGAGGTGAGCTGCacagctgggggaggggagagggcaggggcttagccccctccctgctccctgacCTCAGGAGTGTCCCTGTCCTGCCTTACCTTCCCCCTCTAAGTGCTTCTGCCCCCCACTTTTTCACAGAAGTGATGAAAACCAACGTGGCCACTGTTAATGAGGGTGTCAAGGTGGTTTTTGGCAGGGAGGGGGCCTGTTACACCGCTGTGACACCACTTTAAACAACCAACTTACTGGCAAGGCAAGCCTGGTGTGGTGCTTTCACCGGCAGCttggagctgcagagctggcactggGGGTACCCAAAGGCTTTTGTCACCAAGTGGGTATGTGAGTCCCCAGGGGAGAAGGGGGCGGGCACCCGGGTCCCAAGGAAGGCTCTTCCAAAAGAAGGGGGGGGTCCACGGGGAGGGACACACACAACCCCCCGCCGTGTTGCTCCCTGATGCCCCGTGGGGTTGGGAGGTGGCACACGAGGGAATCCTTTCCCTGGGTTCATCGAGGCTGTGGGAGGTGCTGGGAGGAGGAATCGGGTGCAATGATGCCCCTGGGAGGTGTAGGGAGCCCCCCTGGATGCTGGCTGCGCCAGGAACGGGGCTGGAACCTGATCACAGGTGGCACAGGAGAGGGTTTAGCTGGAGCAGTAGCGCAAAAATGCGTCCAAAAAGGTTTAAATGTGGGATGAGTTGTCCTGGGAAAGGATGAGGGATGCAACTGGGGGTTCAGGACCCTTGGTTTGGTGTTTCTGGGGGTCCAGGGCCTTCCTGGGGCAGTGGCctctgggctgagctgggggcaCCGAAGTGCCTGAATTCCCCTGCCACTCTGGGGCACTCTGGTGGCTCAGCCATGCCCCTTGTCCGCCAGCTGAAGGTAGGCAGGGGCTGCCGCGAGACccccagggagcaggggctTGGGGCTGGTGATCTCCAGGCGTCCCTGTCCCACCCCGGCCACATCTCTGCGATGGAGGGATGAGTCCCTCCCATGCTGGTGGGAGCATCCGTTGCCTTGGGGCTCATagcccccctgtgccccccaggaCAGTCCCTCCCATGGGtgcctgtggctgtgctgcatCCCTCCACGGGGCTGGCATCACCCTCCTGTGGTGCTGTACCCCCCCTATACCACAGCTGCAATAAACAGGAGTTTATTGGGGGTTTTCTCTCCCAAAAACTGTTGTTATCCCCTGGCGGGGAATGTGGCCTTGCAGCACCCCCCAAAacgggggcagcgctggggggtCCTTGTTCCTGGTACTCCCTGAGGGTTATGCCCGGCTGTGGGTGgggaccccccagcaccctcccacTGGTGACAGACCAGGAACTGCTTCCACAGTGTTGGTGtcttcccccagcacccagagctGGGGTCCCGCAGCTGACACCAGCACCATCTGGGTACCGGGGCCCAGTTAGGGGACTCAGTACCAGCCGTGGGGAGCTTGCTACTGGTTGGGGGTCTTCAGTCCTACCTGGAGGCTCTGGTACTGGTTGGAGACATGGTACTGGTGAGAGCCTGGTACCAGCTGGGAGCACCAGTACTGGTTGGGCACCCCCggagtgggctgggggctctggtGCTAGCAATGGACCAGTTAGGGCCTCGGGACCAGCCAGGGGGGcttggcacaggctggggagcttCAGTCCCGGCTGGGGGCCCAGTGCTGGTGTGGGAGGGTTTGGTACTGGCTGGGGGGTGATacctgggggggaggggtggggtggtgtcTGGTACTGGCTGAGGAGTCCAgtcctgggggagggggggtgtgtgtgtccaGTACTGATGATCCTATActgactgggggggggggtgtctggtactggctgggggggggcagtaCTGGTGTGAGGGGTCCTGAACAGGCTGAGGGGGGCAGTACTGTTGGGGGTTCCTGTATGGgttggagggagggagggggtgctCTGGTactggtttggggtgggggaggcagTGGTCTGGTACTGGCTGGCGGGTCCAGTCCTTGGCGGGGCATCCAGTACTGGTGGTCCTGTACTGACTGGGGGTGGTCTGGTAccggctggggcggggggggggcagtaCCCAGTACTGGTGGGGGGGTGGTCTGGCGCGGTCCGGGGAGTCCCGTCCTCAGAAGGGGGGTCCAGTACTGGTGGCCCTCTGCTGacttggggcggggggggctccGGTACCGCGTGGGGCCGGGGGTGATGCCGGCCGGGGGCTCCGGTACTGCAATGCCGCGGGGTGCCAGCGGCGCTGCGgcagccggggcggggggggcggcggggccctggcggggcggggcggccccggggcgggcgctgccggTGCCGCTGCCGgtgccggggccgggggcggcggggcccggtgCCGTGCGCGCGTgcagggggcgggggcggcgctCCCGGCCCGGCGGCCGCTGCCTGCCCGGCCCGCGGCGGAGCGTCGGGCGGGACGGTCCCCGGCTCCGCGGGCCCGGCGCGGATTATGAGGGAGCCATGAGCCCGCtgcggggctggctgctggccgCGCTGCTCTCGCTCACCCCGCGGGCAGGTAGGTcccgctccccggccccgctccccgcaccgggccccgctccccgcaccgggccccgctccccggccccgctccccgcaccGGGCTCCGCACCCCGCACCCGCTCTCCGCTCCCCGCACCCGCTCTCcgctccccggccccgctccccggccccgctccggccccgccgccgctgcggCTTTTTCGCTGCATCGACACATTTTTCCGCAGcgccgccccgcagcgccccgggAGGGGCCGGGCCCTCCatcccccccggccccgcacctgccgccccgcagcccggccccggggtGTCCCCGAGGGAGGTGTCCCCATggcggccccccccccccccgtgtcccctgcGTGTCCCCGCGGGAGGTGTCCTCAGAGCGGCTCCTCTGTCCCCTGCGTGTCCCTCCAGGAGGTGTCCCCATCACGCCCCGACCCCTGTCCCCTGGGTGTCTCCTCCGagggcccccccagccctcccgtCCCCTTGGTGTCCCCTCGGGGGTGCCACTGTAGAGGCCTTCCCTGTCCCCTGGACATACCCTTAGGAGGTGTCCCTAGCCCGGCCCCCCTGTCCCCTAGGCGTCCCCTCCAGGATGCGCACCTGTGCCCAGACACCCCCCGCCAGGTACAACGGCGTTGCTGGGGGTCCCCCAcgtcccctgcccccccctctGGGATGCATCACTTTACCACGACCCATGGGCGTCCCCTCTAGGACATGCCACTGCCCCGAGCTTCCCCTCCCGGGTACATCCCCATCCTGGTCCCCACATGTCCCCTGGgcacccacccccccagcccatgctCCCTGGGTGTCCCTTCCTGGCCACAGCACCATgcctgggtgccccccaccATGTCTGTCAGACTGGGACACATCCCATACCCACCCTCTGTGTCCCCTGGGCATCCCATCTAGGACACGCGTGGCCCCCTCGGGATGCAGTGCCACACTTTGTTCCACCCAGACCACATCCCAGCCCCCTGCCgtgtccccagccctccctgggcCACCGTGACCGGCTGCGCTGGCCCACAGGTCCCACCGCGCTGCAGCGGCGGCTGCCCCGGGCCGCATGGCCGGAGGGGCGGGTGGTTTCCCAGGTCAcccaccccagcaggctggtggGGCAGAGCGCGGGGGGAGAAGTCCAGAAGCATCAGCTGGACACCAGGGTCAGGAATGAGCCtagaggagcaggaggaggaggaggcccTGTAAGTGAACTGCAGTTCCCCCATCCGCTCTCTTTCTGGGGTCCCTGGGCGGGTGGCAAGGTCCCTTGGTGGGTGGCAAGGTCCCTGGTGGGTGGTGGGatcccccagcagctgctgtcgCTGGCCTGGCTGCACCCTGGCACACGTGTGACCACCGGCATCATCCTCAGCTGGAGCCTTCATCCCTCCCTGGGGATCGCACCCGGCGTGTGCCGCCATGGCCGCGgggtgtgggtgctgggggaggtgaAATGGGagcgggcaggcggcggcggcggcggcagtAGCGGCAGTACCGGCGGCAGTAGCGGCAGTACCGGCGGCAGTAGCGGCAGTACCGGCGGCAGTAGCGGCAGTaccggcggcagcggcagcggccAGGGCTCCTGCAGAGTGAATGGGCTCATGGCTCCCGCTCCCGGCCACGTGGGAGCCGCCCCGCGCGTCTCACCCGGAGCCTCCCGGGGACCGGCACACGGGTCCcacccggggctggggggggcttggggggggggcgaTGCCGTCgacccccgccccggccgggaGGAAGGCGGAACGAATTGCCGCAGCCGCCGCAAAGCGGGTTTAAAACCGGTAAAGGCACCGGGCGCCAGGGGATTGGGGGTGTAAAGCCGGGGCGTGGCGGGGGGTATCAtgaggaggaagatgatgatgatgatgatgatgaggaggaggaggaggaggaggaggatgacgGAGCGGCTGCGCATCCTGGGGAATCTGGGTCTGAGTCCcggcggcagcagcagagccccgcTCCCGGGGAAGTTGCGCGGTGGCCAaggggccggcggggcccccAGGGAGGGGTGGGCTCCTCCGTGCACGCCCTGCGAAGCCCCCAGGGGATCCTCCCCCATGCCGGGGCTCGGCGGCTGCGCCTGCCGCGGAACTGGGTCAGCGCAGGGGGGAGGCACGGCCGGGGCCGagggggggcggagggggggatGCTCCGGCAGCACTCACCCAAACGCGGCTCCGAGGTGGTGGGTGCGGGATGGGGGCCCTCCCCACGCTGCAGGAGCGATGATTTTGGGGCAAACCCCAGCgtttccctttatttttaacCCCCAAAAATTCCACATGAAATGCCCCTTTACAGGCTGCGTATTTggcttggggtttttaattattatattaatttttttcggggggggggggggcggggggcgggggggggggttggctCCGGCTGTCTTGCAGGGGCTGCACCTGGCACGAGTGAGCTTCGTGGTGCGTGCCTTCGGCTCGGCCTTCACCCTCGACCTCCAGCTGAACCAGTGAGCAGCCCCCAGGGGTcctggtggggctgggtggcacccgttgtggggctgggggcacccgttgtggggctgggggcacccgttgtggggctgggggcacccactgtggggctgggggcacccactgtggggctgctgctgccgcccaGCAGTAGGGAAGGGGTGGAGAGGCTGCGGGTGCTCGGGGACACGGGGCGGGCTGTGTGGAGCTGTCCCAGCTCCTGTGCCGGGGCGGCTGGTGGGGTGCCAGCACCCTCCCAGACTGGGGGGTCCCACACCAGGGTGATGCCGCATGGATGGGTGGTGAGCGGGTGCATGATGAGGGTACTGCCGGCAGGGCCACGGCTGCTGCCGTCTCCCTCCTTCTCCTACTCTTCCTCCCCACCGCCGCGGCCTCACCCCCCGCCTGCTCCTGGCAGCCACCTCCTCGCCTCCCACTACGTGGAGCGGCACATCGGCGCGGGCAGCAACGGCAGCCACAGCATGGTAAGCTGCGCGCCACGCCGGGCTGGGCCACACGGATCACACCGCGCCAATGCATGTCACGTCATGCCCAGGTCACACCATATCACACCAAcctgtgccgtgctgtgccagGTCACAACCGTATCACACCATGCCAATCCGTGCCGTGCTGTGTCACGCTGTATCACACCGCGCCAACCTGTCCCGTGCAGTACCAGGTCACGCTGTATCACACCGTGCCCATccgtgctgtgctgtgccgGGTCACGCTGGATCACACCGTGCTAAcctgtgccgtgccgtgccaggccagctctggGGTCACAGTGGCAGATTTGTAAATCCAGCAGAGGCCCAGGAGCCGCCACCGGCCACTCAACATCTCCACCTGGGTGGTCTTGGGATGCCCCCCTGGCTCTGGGGTGCCCAGCCATGCATCGGGGTGCTGCCCCGGTGGGTGACGTGCACCTCAcgtgggtgctggtgctgggtgatgCCCAGGGTGCTTTGCCACGTGCTGCCAGCCTCACCTGGGGCAGCGGTGGGTGTCCCCGCGGGTGCCATGGGTGCCAGGTGTACCCTGGGATGCCAGGCAGCGAACCCCAGAGCCATCGGCCTGGAGATGCTGCCGAGGGGGGCAGCTGTCTGCACAGCACCGGGCAGGATGGGACCcaagggcaggggcagggtcTGGCCAGCTCCGACGCCTCTCCTGGCTCCGGCAGGGCACGGGGGAGCACTGCTACTACCAGGGCCGGATCCGGGGGCAGCCCCACTCCTTCGTGGCTCTCTCCAGCTGTCAGGGCCTGCAGTGAGTACCCCCCACCGCCGGGTGGGCCAaaaggggggctggggggggtctgCACCCCTCTGCGCCCTGTCACCTCCCTCTTTCTTTACAGTGGGGTCTTCTATGACGGCAAAGCCACCTACCTGATCGAGCCCCAGGTGGGCGCCGAGCACGGGCAGGTGAGTGGTGGCAGCAGGACCAGCCACGtgcctgcctcagtttctccacTGCAGTGTTACGGGTCTGGCTACAGCCTAGGGGACACAGGGACGTGGCAGTCCCCCCTCCACACTGTCACAGCCCTATGTGGCCGTGACACTCGTCTCCCTGTGGCAGGGCCTTCGACCACACATTGTCCAGCGTGTACCCAGCTGCACGCGACCAGGTGAGCCTTTGCGCGGAGCTGGAGCTCATCCCCGAGGCCTGGTGATGGTGGCCACGGTGGCCATCATGGCTTCACGTCCTGTGCCCCACCAGCTCTGTCCCTTCCTTCCAGGCTGCCTCTTCCCTGTGCTGAACCCGCGCAGTGCAGGCGGGTTACCAAAGCTGCGGCAGCGGCGGCAGGTGAGCAGGGACAGTGGGGGACCTGGGGCAGGAGACAAGTGACATGGGGCAGGGGACAAGGATGCTTGACCCCAGCTGGTCCCCAGCTGGTGGCTCAGCCTCGCTGGGGTGGCCACTTGCCCATGGCATGGCTCTGCCACGGGTGCAGCCCAGCTCGCTCGTGGGGACAGGTGTTTGCAGGGTGCTGCTCCTCAGGGATGCCCTGGGGTCCCACTGGCAACACCAGAGGGGATCCCCAagctcccccaggcagcttttccCTCTCCACGCACCCCAGACATCCCTTGTGGGCAGCCACTAAGGGGGACAACCCGCCTGTGGTGGGGCTCGGAGGGCAAATGCTGCCGGGGCCAGCTCAGCCGTGGGCTCCCGTGGCAGGTACGCCGAGCCCAGCACACCGTTCACAGCGAGACCAAGTACATCGAGCTGGCGGTGGTGAACGACCATCAGCTGGTgagccggggggagggggggtcgggggctggtggggtgggctggagGGTTGAGGTGCCCCCCCCTGCCCAACCTGgcccctggtgccccccagtTCCTGCAGCTCCGCAAGTCCGTGGTTCTCACCAGCAACTTTGCCAAGTCCGTGGTCAACCTGGCTGACATGGTGAGAGAgggtccgggggggggggggggagtgtcCCGGCCACCCGGTGGCTTtgttgggggggtggtgggtgggggggggggggggtgttgacCCCCAGGGGGTTTATCCCTGGAGGGTGTGGTTGTCCCCAGTGCCTGGTGGGTCTGTCCCCAGGGGTTTGTCCCTGGTGGCTTTGTCTCCTGGGGGTGGGTTTCATTCCCAGGGGGTTTGTCCCTGGTGGGTCAGTCCGGGGTCTGTCCCTGGGGAGTTGGTCCTCAGCACCTGGGAGGTTGGCTCCTCGGGGATTTGTCCCCAGGGGTTTCATCTACAGCATGTGGTGGGTTTGTCCTACTGGTGGTTTGTCCCTGGGTGAATTGTCCCAGGGGGGCTGTGCCCCgctctggggctggctgggtgggtggtggtggtgtaatTTGTCCCCAGGGAGTTTTTCGCCAGGGGTTCATCCCTGGTGGCTTTGTCCCTGGGAGGGTTGTCCCTGGCTGGGATTGTCCCTGACAGCTGATGGGTTTGTCCTAGCCAGGGCTTTCATCCCCAGTGCCATCCCCTCGTTGTCCCTTCATCCCCGCAGATCTACAAGGAGCAGCTCAACACGCGCATCGTGCTGGTGGCCATGGAGACATGGGCCTCGGAGGACCGGATCCGGATGGGGGAGGATTCCCTGGAGACCCTGAACGAGTTCGTGAAGTACCGGCGCGAGGGGCCGGCAGAGCAGAGTGACACCGTCCACCTCTTCTCGTGAGTGCCGCGTCCACGTCACCTCCCcggggccaggggctgctgctgcctgtccccaccATCCTCACCGTCCTCTGCCTTGCAGGGGTCGCACATTTCAGAGCAGCCGCAGCGGCACCGCCTTCGTGGGGGGCATCTGCTCACCCGCCCGTGCGGGGGGGGTCAACGAGGTGAGTGCGGCGAGACCCCCATGAGAGCGGGCTGGGGGTCAGGGGGGTCCCTCTGGTGactcccccatccctcccgcGCAGTACGGCAACGTGGCCGCCATGGCAGTGACACTGGCGCAGACACTGGGGCAGAACGTGGGCATGATGTGGAATAAGCACCGCATGGCTGCAGGTACCCGCTGTCCCCCCGGGAGCGGGATGGGGACAGTGTGGGGGACACCCCCTGGTGCCACCAAGCTGGCGGTGGGACAGCCCAcgctcccagcccctctcctctcctcccagggGACTGCCGGTGTCCGGACTCGTGGCTGGGCTGCATCATGGAGGACACAGGGTGGGTGCCTGCTCAGGGTGGCACTGCCACCATCCCCTGCATGCCCCGTGTCACTGCTCCcagcgggggagggggggggtcctgccccATTTGGGTGCCAGGCGGGTGGCACGGGGGGGTGATGGtggcccctgccctgcaggtACTACCTCCCCCGCAAGTTCTCCCGCTGCAGCATCGACGAGTACAACCAGTTCCTGCAGGACGGCGGTGGCAGCTGCCTCTTCAACAAACCCCTGAAGGTAACggggccccccagcccccccgaCCCTGAGGCAGCTGTCGCAGGGGGGGCACAATGCTCTGGGGGCAGCTCCGAGGGTCCCCTGGGACTCACggtctcccccagcccctgccatgTCCAAGGTAACAGcaccagcactgacccctgTGTCCCCGGTGGGGGCCAGAGCCGGACCCTTGCGCTCGGCAGCAGCAAGCGAGCGGTCTGGGCGTCCTGCCGTTCCCTGGGGACACGATGCCCTTTTTGGGGGGCTCgtggcagcacccagctgggggCTCCCCCAGCATCTCTCATGTGTGTGTCGTGTCCTTCTGCTTGGTCCTGGCAGCTCCTGGACCCTCCAGAGTGTGGCAATGGCTTCGTGGAGGCGGGCGAGGAGTGCGACTGCGGCTCGCTGGCGGTGAGCGGGGACCGGGCTCTGCTCGCCACGGTCGTGCTGGGGCCACCGGCATTGCCGGGTGGCTGATAcgctgtggctgtggctgctgtccCAGCAGGAGTGCGCCAAGAGCGGGGGAAACTGCTGCAAGAAGTGCACGCTGACCCACGACGCCATGTGCAGCGACGGGCTCTGCTGCAAAGGCTGCAAGGTccggggctggggggtctgGAGCTGGCGTCCCACGGGGCCGGATTCggtgggctgctgggggtccCATGCCACAGGCTCCTGATGTGGCGGCTTCATCCCCTGGGTGCAGTACGAGCCACGTGGCGTGTCCTGCCGGGAGGCCGTGAACGAATGTGACATCCCTGAGAGCTGCACCGGGGACTCCAGCCAGGTGAGCCGGGCTGGGGTGGACACGGCGCGACATGTAGCGGGGCCACGCGGCATCACCCATCCTCTTCTCCGTGTACCCCCAGTGTCCGCCCAACCTCCACAAGCTGGATGGCTACTTCTGTGAAAACGAGCAGGTGAGTCCGGCGCAGCGGGACGTGGCCATGGTGTCAGGCATGTCCCCGTGGGCTCCAGCATCCTGGCGCTTGCGCAAGCTGGCGGCTGCGGCCGTGGCTGAGCCACGCAGCGGGGTGAGCCGGCTCCCGTGGCTCCCCTGCGAGCCAGGGCTGCGGTCCCTGTGCCGTGTGCCTTCCACGCGTGTGGCCGTGGACCCGTATCCCACAAGACTTCCCAAgcatccacagctgcagcctgtgctgactCGCCCGTGGCGATGGGTCGTGCGAACCCTCCGTGCGCACACGTGCGGGGGTCCCTGTGCCCCAACACCGTCCCGTGGCTGCGTGCATGCACACGTGGCTCCCCGGACCCTGTGCCACGTGAACCTGCCCATGCAGGTGGTCCTGGGGCCAAGCACGCACGTGGGGGGGTGCCATCGTCCTTGCAGCACCCCCATGGCCGCCCACACGTGCATGagccccccctgcagccccgacccctctccctgcttcccagggacGATGCTACGGTGGGCGCTGCAAGACAAGAGACCGGCAGTGCAACGCGTTGTGGGGCCATGGTAAGTGTCAGCCCTGGGGTGGCTTTGCtaggggcggggaggggggacagcAGGTGATGAGCGAGTGACATTTTTTCCCAGGCTCGGCTGAGCGCTTCTGCTATGAGAAGCTCAATGTGGAGGGGACGGAGAGGGGCAACTGCGGGCACGAGGGTCTGGGCTGGATGCAGTGCAACAAGCAGTGAGTGAGCCGTGTCCTGCGTCCCCTCACGGGTGCCACCTGCCCACACCAGTGATGCCACTGGTGCCTTGCAGGGATGTTCTCTGCGGCTTCCTCCTCTGCGCCAACATCTCGGGTGCGCCCCGGCTGGGTGAGCTCAGCGGCGagatcaccaccaccaccttcttcCACCAAAACCGCTACGTGGACTGCAGGTGGGTGCCACcgctgtggggacagggatgtcCGGGGGGGGGTCCCAGTGTCACCTGCTCTCGCCATCCTGGTGCAGGGGAGGCCACGTGCAGCTGGTGGACGGCTCGGACCTGAGCTACGTGGAGGACGGGACGCCCTGCGGCCCCGGCATGCTGTGTCTCGACCGCAAATGCCTTCCAGCCACCGCCTTTAACTTCAGCTCCTGCCCCGGCAGCTGGGATGGGAAGATCTGCTTCGACCACGGGGTGAGGGACATGGAGGGGGACAAATGGGACCTCAGGGGGGTGCCACAGCGGTGGGCAGGGTGACACTGTCCCCTCACAGGTTTGCAGCAATGAGGGCAAGTGCATCTGCCGGGCCGAGTGGACAGGGAAGGACTGCAGCGTCTACGACCCCATCCCTGAGCCAAAGCCAACGGGAGAGACTGAACGATACAAGGGTCCGTGCACCccgcggggtggggggggtgtgggggtgctCCCCACATCCCTGCCACCCCCCGTCCCCACCGGCGGGGGTGTCCTGCTTTGttcccagccacccccagggtGTCCCCCCCACCCTGGTGCCGCAGctcagctgggcacagctggctcTCGCCCCCTCCCCGGTCCCCAGGGCACTAGCgctgccctggggctgtgtcccctccccactgATGTGTGTCGATGTCCcctcctccctgtcccctctgTCACAGGTCCCAGTGGCACCAATATCATTATCGGCTCCATCGCGGGGGCCGTGCTGGTGGCTGCCATCGTCCTAggggggacaggctggggaTTTAAGTAAGCAGCCACTGCATGGCTCGTCCCCCCCCGCTGCTGTCACCAGCCACGTCCCCCCTGCTCACCATCACTGCGCCAGGGCCAGCCCCAACGCTCCTGGGGACACCCGTGGGTGGGGGCACTGCCAGTCTCCCCCCCGCTGGGCATCACTTGTGCTGTGGTCCcctgcgggctggggctgcctggttCCTGTGTCCCTGCCTCGTCCcttgtccccagcccctgcctgctgtcctggccctgcctgccctgcctgcacgTGGCGCTGGGGGTTCACTGTCACCCTGGCCCCTCACTCAGTCCTGGCCATGTCCGTCCCTGAGCATGGGGtactggggtgggggctgtgtCGGTGGCCCCCGTGcgtgtgctgctgcctggcactggGACACGTCTGCTGCCTGTGGGACCAGGGACACTGCAGGCGGGTGACACTGGGGAGGACGGCAGGGACACAGGGGTGGCACTAactctcctctcttctcccccctgccaccccccaaGGAACATCCGCCGAGGAAGGTACGACCCGGCGCAGCAGGGAGTGtaactgccccccccccccccctcgtCTCCTCCTCGTCACCGTTAATGTCACCATCACCGTCCGGCAGCCTGACAGCGTGGGagccccccggccgggcccgTCTGTCCATGTCGCTGTGTGTCCGGCCGTGCTGTCTCCATCTCTGTGCCCCTCACAGCTGAAAAGAGACAGCGGCTGGGGGgggcctggcagcagccccccccggTGCTAGCTCTATTCAGCTCAGTG
This region includes:
- the ADAM11 gene encoding disintegrin and metalloproteinase domain-containing protein 11 isoform X3 — encoded protein: MSPLRGWLLAALLSLTPRAGPTALQRRLPRAAWPEGRVVSQVTHPSRLVGQSAGGEVQKHQLDTRVRNEPRGAGGGGGPGLHLARVSFVVRAFGSAFTLDLQLNHHLLASHYVERHIGAGSNGSHSMGTGEHCYYQGRIRGQPHSFVALSSCQGLHGVFYDGKATYLIEPQVGAEHGQGLRPHIVQRVPSCTRPGCLFPVLNPRSAGGLPKLRQRRQVRRAQHTVHSETKYIELAVVNDHQLFLQLRKSVVLTSNFAKSVVNLADMIYKEQLNTRIVLVAMETWASEDRIRMGEDSLETLNEFVKYRREGPAEQSDTVHLFSGRTFQSSRSGTAFVGGICSPARAGGVNEYGNVAAMAVTLAQTLGQNVGMMWNKHRMAAGDCRCPDSWLGCIMEDTGYYLPRKFSRCSIDEYNQFLQDGGGSCLFNKPLKLLDPPECGNGFVEAGEECDCGSLAECAKSGGNCCKKCTLTHDAMCSDGLCCKGCKYEPRGVSCREAVNECDIPESCTGDSSQCPPNLHKLDGYFCENEQGRCYGGRCKTRDRQCNALWGHGSAERFCYEKLNVEGTERGNCGHEGLGWMQCNKQDVLCGFLLCANISGAPRLGELSGEITTTTFFHQNRYVDCRGGHVQLVDGSDLSYVEDGTPCGPGMLCLDRKCLPATAFNFSSCPGSWDGKICFDHGVCSNEGKCICRAEWTGKDCSVYDPIPEPKPTGETERYKGPSGTNIIIGSIAGAVLVAAIVLGGTGWGFKNIRRGRSGGA
- the ADAM11 gene encoding disintegrin and metalloproteinase domain-containing protein 11 isoform X2, which codes for MSPLRGWLLAALLSLTPRAGPTALQRRLPRAAWPEGRVVSQVTHPSRLVGQSAGGEVQKHQLDTRVRNEPRGAGGGGGPGLHLARVSFVVRAFGSAFTLDLQLNHHLLASHYVERHIGAGSNGSHSMGTGEHCYYQGRIRGQPHSFVALSSCQGLHGVFYDGKATYLIEPQVGAEHGQGLRPHIVQRVPSCTRPGCLFPVLNPRSAGGLPKLRQRRQVRRAQHTVHSETKYIELAVVNDHQLFLQLRKSVVLTSNFAKSVVNLADMIYKEQLNTRIVLVAMETWASEDRIRMGEDSLETLNEFVKYRREGPAEQSDTVHLFSGRTFQSSRSGTAFVGGICSPARAGGVNEYGNVAAMAVTLAQTLGQNVGMMWNKHRMAAGDCRCPDSWLGCIMEDTGYYLPRKFSRCSIDEYNQFLQDGGGSCLFNKPLKLLDPPECGNGFVEAGEECDCGSLAECAKSGGNCCKKCTLTHDAMCSDGLCCKGCKYEPRGVSCREAVNECDIPESCTGDSSQCPPNLHKLDGYFCENEQGRCYGGRCKTRDRQCNALWGHGSAERFCYEKLNVEGTERGNCGHEGLGWMQCNKQDVLCGFLLCANISGAPRLGELSGEITTTTFFHQNRYVDCRGGHVQLVDGSDLSYVEDGTPCGPGMLCLDRKCLPATAFNFSSCPGSWDGKICFDHGVCSNEGKCICRAEWTGKDCSVYDPIPEPKPTGETERYKGPSGTNIIIGSIAGAVLVAAIVLGGTGWGFKNIRRGRYDPAQQGV